A genomic stretch from Antarcticibacterium flavum includes:
- a CDS encoding FtsB family cell division protein: MKLKDIRNKRWFRILSNRYVLILLIFAFWMFFLDSNSWLIHHELDQEINELQSNKEYYKKEIAKDRTVIEKLNDSFELENYARQNYYMKRPNEDIFIIEYDTIR; encoded by the coding sequence ATGAAATTAAAAGACATCCGTAATAAAAGATGGTTCAGGATCCTGAGCAACCGTTATGTTCTTATTCTGCTCATTTTTGCCTTCTGGATGTTTTTCCTGGACAGCAACTCCTGGCTTATCCACCATGAGCTGGACCAGGAGATCAATGAGTTACAGAGCAATAAGGAGTATTATAAAAAAGAGATCGCAAAGGACAGGACTGTTATTGAAAAACTCAATGATTCCTTTGAGCTGGAGAATTATGCCAGACAAAATTATTATATGAAACGTCCCAATGAGGATATTTTCATCATCGAATATGATACTATTCGGTAA
- the udk gene encoding uridine kinase — translation MLIIGIAGGTGSGKTTVVKQIIEELKNEEVDVISQDSYYQDTTHLSFEERKKINFDHPKSIDFDLLVSHLKELKAGNSIEEPIYSFTEHNRTGETRTIHPRKVVIVEGILILTHADMRDMFDIKIYVHADSDERLIRRLKRDINERGRDLDEVLWRYQTTLKPMHQQFIEPTKEFADIIIPTNRYNTVAVDIVQTIIKDRLS, via the coding sequence ATGCTCATCATTGGAATAGCAGGGGGAACCGGAAGTGGGAAAACCACGGTTGTTAAACAGATCATTGAAGAATTAAAGAATGAAGAAGTAGATGTGATCTCCCAGGATTCCTATTACCAGGACACCACACATCTTAGTTTTGAAGAAAGGAAAAAGATAAATTTTGATCATCCCAAATCGATCGATTTTGACCTCCTGGTGTCCCATCTAAAGGAGCTTAAAGCAGGTAATTCTATCGAAGAACCAATATATTCCTTTACAGAACATAACCGCACCGGGGAAACGCGCACCATCCACCCCCGTAAGGTTGTTATTGTGGAAGGTATCCTTATTCTAACGCACGCAGATATGAGGGATATGTTCGACATCAAGATCTATGTGCATGCAGATAGTGATGAACGGCTTATTCGCAGGCTTAAAAGAGATATCAATGAAAGAGGCCGCGACCTGGATGAAGTTTTGTGGAGGTACCAAACCACCCTTAAGCCTATGCACCAGCAATTTATAGAACCCACCAAGGAATTTGCAGATATTATTATTCCTACAAACCGCTATAATACCGTAGCTGTTGATATTGTGCAAACAATTATAAAAGACAGATTATCCTAA
- a CDS encoding c-type cytochrome, protein MKIVLKLFLVAALLSCKSNGENKEGDDYVQVGNSPATASNQVKQSDSYKRGKEVYNDFCVTCHLNNGKGIPGAFPPLDNSDWLTEKRNESIHAVKYGLRGPIEVNGEKYNSVMVDLGLTDREVADVMNYINNSWSNNIEKMVTEEEVAALEK, encoded by the coding sequence ATGAAAATAGTTCTAAAATTATTCCTGGTTGCAGCGCTATTAAGCTGTAAATCTAATGGTGAGAATAAAGAAGGAGATGATTATGTACAGGTGGGGAATTCCCCTGCTACAGCATCCAACCAGGTAAAGCAAAGCGATAGTTATAAACGGGGTAAGGAAGTCTATAATGATTTTTGTGTCACCTGTCATCTTAATAATGGCAAAGGGATTCCCGGCGCTTTCCCACCCCTTGATAATTCAGACTGGTTAACCGAAAAACGCAACGAAAGCATCCACGCGGTAAAATATGGTCTGCGAGGCCCTATAGAAGTTAATGGCGAAAAGTATAACAGTGTTATGGTAGATCTTGGCCTTACCGACCGGGAGGTGGCAGATGTTATGAACTATATCAACAACTCCTGGAGCAACAACATTGAAAAAATGGTAACAGAGGAAGAGGTTGCTGCGCTTGAGAAATAA
- a CDS encoding PQQ-dependent sugar dehydrogenase: MKSSLLCLFSAAFFSIIACAQKDTTIEEANTTIDHEVVVEEQEIIWGMTFLPDGSMLITKKNGEILHFKDGNKQQLTGGPEVYVRGQGGLLDIILHPNYEENGWIYMSYASSEGEGDGGNTAIARAKLSGTQFTDLEVLYKATPNTTRGQHFGSRMVFDKDGYLYFSIGDRGNRDENPQDITRDAGKIYRINDDGSIPQDNPFVGQSNAKEAIYSYGHRNPQGMILHPDTGEVWVHEHGPQGGDEINIIKKGENYGWPVVTYGENYGGGAISDQTSNPEMEDPIYQWTPSIAPSGFAIVTSDKYPTLKGNLLVGALKFRYLEHVVLDGESVERREKLLEDIGRVRDVKQAPDGTVYVSVEDLGIVKLVEKEVEKTQE; the protein is encoded by the coding sequence ATGAAATCGAGTTTACTTTGCTTATTTAGCGCGGCATTTTTCAGCATAATTGCCTGTGCACAAAAAGATACTACTATTGAAGAAGCCAATACCACCATTGATCACGAAGTAGTGGTTGAGGAACAGGAAATTATTTGGGGAATGACCTTCCTGCCAGATGGTAGTATGCTTATCACTAAAAAGAATGGGGAGATCCTCCATTTTAAAGACGGAAACAAACAACAGCTCACCGGTGGGCCAGAGGTTTACGTTCGTGGCCAGGGAGGCCTTCTTGATATCATCCTTCATCCCAATTATGAAGAGAACGGCTGGATCTATATGAGCTATGCCTCCAGCGAAGGAGAGGGAGACGGGGGAAATACCGCTATAGCCCGTGCAAAACTTAGTGGTACTCAATTCACAGATCTGGAAGTGCTTTATAAAGCTACCCCAAATACCACCAGAGGACAACATTTTGGTTCCAGGATGGTTTTTGACAAAGATGGATACCTTTATTTCTCCATTGGAGACCGGGGTAACCGGGATGAGAATCCGCAGGATATAACCCGGGATGCCGGGAAAATTTACAGGATCAATGATGACGGCAGTATCCCGCAGGACAACCCGTTTGTAGGACAGTCGAATGCAAAAGAGGCGATTTACAGCTATGGGCACAGGAATCCGCAGGGAATGATCCTTCATCCCGATACAGGGGAAGTTTGGGTTCATGAACATGGACCACAAGGCGGGGATGAGATCAATATTATCAAAAAAGGTGAAAACTATGGCTGGCCTGTAGTAACCTACGGGGAAAATTATGGGGGCGGAGCCATAAGCGACCAAACTTCAAATCCTGAAATGGAAGATCCTATTTACCAGTGGACCCCGTCAATTGCCCCAAGTGGATTCGCTATTGTTACATCAGATAAATATCCTACCCTAAAAGGAAACCTGTTGGTGGGAGCACTTAAATTCCGTTACCTGGAACATGTGGTCCTGGATGGGGAAAGCGTAGAGCGAAGGGAAAAACTTCTTGAAGATATAGGCCGGGTTAGAGATGTAAAGCAGGCACCAGATGGTACTGTATATGTTTCTGTTGAAGATCTGGGAATTGTGAAACTTGTTGAAAAAGAAGTAGAAAAGACTCAAGAATGA
- a CDS encoding site-specific integrase, whose product MQTSKTFTIHFWLSMAKAKDDFAPIYARITVDGKRAEISLKRSTSVTYWDTRSKRSTLRTSDGKSLNVYLDQVYSDLLECHKQLLGETKYVTAQAIKARYLGEDEQHKTLLQLVFYHNKNMVSVLKPGTLKNYFTTERYIKRYLKHKLKTNDVFLKQLSYKFIIDFEQFLRNGKSINRSQPLKNNGVMKHLERLKKMMNLALRLEWIEKDPFVRFSLKFTKHQRAFLSQSELEVLESGQLSKVMHQKTRDVFVFACYTGLSYIDVKLLCDDHIVRGIDGDYWIFTKREKNDEAVKIPLLDKALDILKKYDQDPKSKQEKLLPVFSNQKINKYLKEIAIILKINKKLTFHAARHTFATTVTLSNGVPIETVSKLLGHTKLSTTQIYARVIEQKVSSDMRSLRTKLNTKDTAETRVHYQ is encoded by the coding sequence ATGCAGACTTCCAAGACTTTTACCATTCATTTTTGGCTGAGTATGGCCAAAGCAAAAGATGATTTTGCACCTATTTATGCCCGTATTACGGTCGATGGAAAACGTGCCGAAATCAGTTTAAAACGATCTACATCGGTTACCTATTGGGATACCCGTTCCAAGAGGTCAACGCTAAGGACTTCCGATGGAAAGTCATTAAACGTTTACCTTGACCAGGTGTACTCTGATTTATTGGAATGCCACAAACAGCTTCTGGGCGAAACCAAATACGTTACCGCCCAGGCCATCAAAGCCCGATATCTTGGGGAAGATGAACAGCACAAAACGCTGCTTCAACTGGTTTTTTATCACAATAAGAATATGGTTTCGGTACTCAAACCCGGCACCTTGAAAAATTACTTCACTACGGAACGCTATATCAAACGGTATCTGAAGCACAAACTAAAGACCAATGACGTTTTCCTGAAACAACTGTCCTATAAATTCATCATTGATTTTGAACAGTTCCTACGTAACGGAAAATCCATAAACCGTTCACAGCCCCTAAAGAACAATGGGGTTATGAAACACTTGGAACGCTTGAAAAAGATGATGAACCTTGCCCTTCGGTTGGAATGGATCGAAAAAGACCCTTTTGTAAGGTTCTCGCTGAAGTTCACAAAACACCAACGGGCATTTCTGTCCCAGTCGGAACTTGAAGTTTTGGAATCTGGTCAGCTTTCAAAAGTGATGCACCAGAAAACGAGGGATGTATTTGTTTTTGCCTGTTATACGGGACTGTCCTATATCGATGTAAAATTACTTTGCGATGACCATATTGTACGAGGCATCGATGGAGATTACTGGATATTTACAAAAAGGGAAAAGAACGATGAAGCCGTAAAAATACCACTGTTGGATAAAGCCCTTGACATACTGAAAAAATATGACCAAGATCCTAAAAGCAAGCAAGAAAAGCTGCTTCCGGTATTTTCCAATCAGAAAATCAACAAATATTTGAAGGAAATAGCGATAATTCTAAAAATCAATAAAAAGCTTACGTTCCACGCGGCCAGACATACGTTTGCCACTACAGTTACGCTTTCAAATGGCGTACCCATTGAGACCGTTTCAAAATTGCTAGGTCATACCAAGCTTTCCACAACGCAAATCTATGCCCGGGTTATCGAGCAAAAGGTATCATCGGATATGCGTTCGTTACGCACTAAATTAAACACCAAGGACACGGCCGAAACAAGGGTGCATTATCAATAA
- a CDS encoding single-stranded DNA-binding protein encodes MSTLKNHVQLIGNVGQEPQITNLESGKKVARLSLATNEYYKNSEGEKVQNTEWHTIVAWGKTAEIIEKYAGKGKEIGVTGKLKSRSYEDKDGIKRYVTEVEANEILLLGTKNGNNSAD; translated from the coding sequence ATGAGTACTTTAAAAAATCACGTACAGTTAATCGGAAATGTTGGCCAAGAGCCACAAATCACGAACCTTGAAAGCGGTAAAAAGGTAGCCCGTCTTTCACTCGCCACAAATGAGTATTACAAAAACAGCGAGGGCGAAAAAGTCCAAAATACCGAATGGCACACGATTGTAGCCTGGGGCAAAACTGCCGAAATCATCGAGAAATATGCCGGAAAGGGCAAAGAAATCGGGGTAACGGGAAAACTGAAATCCCGAAGCTACGAGGACAAGGACGGTATCAAAAGGTATGTTACCGAAGTGGAAGCCAATGAAATCCTTTTGTTGGGAACTAAGAACGGCAATAATTCAGCCGATTAA
- a CDS encoding DUF6876 family protein gives MKAQFNEIKEGLQHFHGSETIFQIPLLRTRYTNGMKYLAEAAECFWLITDTSAFAKTLMDKSYFVTIDFKRLSKEKQDHSGYEAELIYSDGNGNIFETHRYNVTDFPLDELRLFFVDNTLMLPSEY, from the coding sequence ATGAAAGCACAATTTAACGAAATCAAAGAGGGATTACAACATTTTCACGGTTCAGAAACCATTTTTCAAATCCCACTATTAAGAACCCGGTACACCAACGGAATGAAATATTTGGCGGAAGCTGCGGAATGTTTTTGGCTGATTACAGATACCTCCGCATTTGCTAAAACCTTGATGGATAAAAGCTATTTTGTAACCATCGACTTTAAAAGGCTATCTAAGGAAAAACAGGATCATTCTGGGTACGAAGCCGAGTTAATTTATAGCGATGGAAACGGGAATATTTTTGAGACCCACCGATATAATGTAACGGATTTTCCATTGGATGAACTACGGTTATTTTTTGTGGATAATACGTTGATGCTGCCGAGCGAATATTAA
- a CDS encoding BfmA/BtgA family mobilization protein: MDSFIGIRFKKETAKRFQEFSRTHFKSHTEALETMLDFFFYNEISPKEKLGPTGRTIEASIKKRINAVIAIMRDMEKSQTKPTVAMLESLFQTEEPKKKPLILEKKIIEEKNEVRFREKLNGNNNL; encoded by the coding sequence ATGGACTCATTTATCGGCATCAGGTTTAAAAAGGAAACGGCAAAACGTTTTCAGGAATTTTCAAGAACACACTTCAAATCACACACCGAAGCATTAGAAACAATGCTTGACTTTTTCTTCTACAACGAAATTTCCCCAAAAGAAAAACTAGGACCTACGGGAAGGACAATCGAAGCTTCAATCAAGAAGCGAATCAATGCGGTGATTGCCATTATGAGGGATATGGAAAAGAGCCAGACCAAACCCACTGTAGCAATGTTAGAATCCCTATTTCAAACCGAAGAACCCAAAAAGAAACCGTTAATTTTGGAAAAGAAAATCATTGAAGAAAAGAATGAAGTACGCTTTCGAGAAAAGCTAAACGGGAACAACAATCTGTAA
- the mobB gene encoding MobB family relaxase has translation MYITITPQKLGNNYSQSSADFVGYLEKENQDLEQGSMEHFFNQYDDEISADEVVKEIDGNGSKLKKTEPKFYSITVSPSKYELNRLQNNSEDLKRYTRELMKNYVASFNREINGRPISIDDIKYYAKIEHQRTFKGTDWQIRENQPNATKILQLKTKIRNIKEGRSEGNIKLLQSGIDRLEKEASHQQDGKRIVQGMPKAGNQSHIHIIVSRKDASNTFSLSPGSKHKASEVEMHGKNVKRGFHRDQFFDQAEKTFDRTFVYQRNFAETYKARKDFIKNPKIYFASLMKLPINERAIAFKMMKESDVPMLPNIPVTQAQLAMKVFNWLRRGVDIAIKSSSIGI, from the coding sequence ATGTACATTACCATCACACCTCAAAAATTAGGGAACAATTACTCGCAAAGTTCAGCGGATTTTGTGGGCTACCTGGAGAAGGAAAATCAGGATCTGGAGCAGGGATCTATGGAACATTTTTTCAATCAATATGATGATGAAATATCAGCGGATGAAGTTGTAAAGGAAATTGATGGAAATGGTTCCAAACTCAAAAAGACGGAACCAAAATTCTATTCGATTACGGTCAGCCCTTCCAAATATGAACTGAACCGGTTACAGAACAATAGCGAGGATCTAAAAAGATACACCCGTGAACTGATGAAGAACTATGTGGCATCCTTCAATAGGGAAATCAACGGAAGACCGATTAGCATCGATGATATAAAATATTACGCAAAAATAGAACACCAACGAACTTTTAAGGGAACGGATTGGCAGATTAGGGAAAACCAGCCAAATGCAACGAAAATCCTTCAGCTCAAAACAAAAATCAGAAACATTAAGGAGGGGCGATCTGAAGGCAATATTAAATTATTGCAGAGTGGAATTGATCGATTGGAAAAGGAAGCTTCGCACCAACAGGATGGAAAGCGAATTGTCCAGGGGATGCCAAAGGCAGGAAATCAAAGTCATATCCATATCATTGTAAGCAGAAAGGATGCCTCCAATACCTTTAGCCTTTCACCAGGGAGCAAGCATAAGGCATCGGAAGTCGAGATGCACGGTAAGAATGTAAAACGGGGCTTTCACCGTGATCAGTTTTTTGACCAGGCAGAAAAGACCTTTGACAGGACTTTTGTCTATCAAAGAAACTTTGCAGAGACCTATAAGGCTCGGAAGGATTTTATCAAAAACCCTAAAATCTATTTTGCATCGCTGATGAAATTGCCCATCAATGAAAGGGCAATCGCCTTTAAAATGATGAAGGAAAGTGATGTTCCAATGCTACCAAATATTCCGGTTACCCAGGCACAACTGGCAATGAAAGTATTTAATTGGTTGAGGCGTGGTGTGGACATCGCTATAAAATCAAGTTCAATAGGTATCTAA
- a CDS encoding cytochrome P450 family protein, producing the protein MTTIPKDKNFDSSLILLRDGYEFIQKKREKLGTDIFRTRLMLKKAICMSGKEAAEVFYDTEKFQRKGATPKRVQKTLFGQKGVQTLDNSAHRQRKEMFMSLMKPDSLRGFLEIQRSYWEKYIDKWEKEEQIILFNEAQELLCRAVCTWSGVPLREEEVQQRARDFGAMVDAFGAIGPRHWRGKQARKRAEKWIGNLIKEIRNGKIHVEKGTAYFEIRYSP; encoded by the coding sequence ATGACAACGATTCCCAAAGACAAAAACTTTGATAGTAGTTTGATACTGCTTCGCGACGGCTATGAATTTATTCAGAAAAAGCGTGAAAAGCTTGGGACTGATATTTTTAGAACCCGTTTGATGTTAAAGAAAGCAATTTGCATGAGTGGAAAAGAAGCCGCAGAGGTGTTCTATGACACTGAAAAGTTTCAACGCAAAGGAGCTACTCCTAAAAGGGTGCAAAAAACATTGTTTGGCCAAAAGGGCGTCCAGACACTGGATAATTCAGCACACAGGCAAAGAAAAGAAATGTTTATGTCTTTGATGAAACCGGATAGCCTTCGGGGGTTCCTGGAAATCCAACGAAGCTACTGGGAAAAATACATTGATAAATGGGAGAAAGAAGAGCAAATAATATTATTTAACGAAGCACAGGAGCTCCTTTGCCGTGCAGTCTGTACATGGTCGGGAGTTCCGCTGCGGGAAGAAGAAGTGCAACAAAGGGCCAGGGATTTTGGGGCTATGGTAGATGCCTTTGGAGCCATCGGTCCAAGGCACTGGAGAGGAAAGCAGGCTCGGAAAAGAGCTGAAAAGTGGATTGGTAACCTTATTAAGGAAATCCGTAACGGTAAAATTCATGTAGAAAAGGGTACTGCATATTTTGAGATCCGATACAGTCCATAA
- the lpdA gene encoding dihydrolipoyl dehydrogenase yields the protein MEKFDVTIIGSGPGGYVSAIRCAQLGFKVAIIEKYNTLGGTCLNVGCIPSKAWLEASEHYYKLQNQFQEFGINFKEASVDIVGMRNRVQTVVQEIINGVSYLMKKNKITVYTGVGTIKDKSTVEIKGEENTHTITTDKIIIATGSKPASLPGITIDKKRVISSTEALALKEIPKHLMVIGGGVIGVELGSVFARLGSKVSIVEYLDTLIASMDSSLGKQLYKSLRKQGMDFYLGTKVTKANVLDNEVQLIAENVANQKEMTLQGDYCLMAIGRKPYSDNLGLEELGIKTDKQGRINVDENLETNVKGIYAIGDVVRGAMLAHKASEEGVFVAETIAGQRPHINYALIPNIIYTQPEVAGVGLTEEVLKEAGRSIKTGSFPFKANARAKISMDTDGFIKVIADKETDEILGVHMIGPRIADSYTEAVVAMEFRASAEDIARMSHGHPTFSETFKEACLAATDDRPLHI from the coding sequence ATGGAAAAATTTGATGTTACAATAATAGGTTCAGGACCCGGAGGTTACGTGAGTGCAATACGTTGTGCCCAGCTGGGTTTTAAGGTGGCCATTATAGAAAAATATAATACACTTGGGGGAACCTGTCTGAATGTAGGCTGCATTCCTTCCAAGGCCTGGTTGGAAGCTTCGGAACATTATTACAAGCTACAAAATCAGTTTCAGGAATTTGGTATTAATTTTAAGGAAGCGTCTGTAGACATAGTTGGAATGAGGAATAGGGTACAGACCGTAGTTCAGGAAATCATTAACGGGGTATCTTACTTGATGAAAAAGAACAAGATAACCGTTTATACAGGTGTAGGAACAATTAAGGACAAATCTACCGTTGAGATTAAGGGTGAAGAAAACACCCACACCATCACTACAGATAAAATCATTATAGCTACCGGGTCAAAACCTGCATCGCTACCCGGTATAACCATCGATAAGAAGAGGGTTATCTCCTCCACGGAAGCACTTGCCCTAAAAGAAATACCTAAACATTTAATGGTTATTGGTGGAGGGGTAATTGGAGTGGAATTAGGTTCTGTTTTCGCTCGTTTGGGTTCTAAGGTTTCCATTGTGGAATACTTAGATACCCTCATTGCCAGTATGGATAGTTCTTTAGGAAAGCAATTATATAAATCATTAAGAAAACAGGGGATGGATTTTTATCTGGGAACAAAGGTAACTAAAGCTAATGTTTTAGATAATGAGGTTCAATTGATAGCCGAAAATGTCGCCAATCAGAAAGAAATGACTTTACAAGGAGATTATTGCCTGATGGCTATCGGTAGGAAACCTTATTCTGATAATTTGGGACTTGAAGAGTTGGGCATTAAAACAGACAAACAGGGTAGAATAAATGTAGATGAAAATCTGGAAACAAATGTTAAAGGCATTTATGCAATTGGAGATGTAGTACGAGGTGCGATGCTGGCTCACAAAGCAAGTGAGGAAGGAGTTTTTGTTGCTGAAACAATAGCCGGTCAAAGACCCCATATCAATTATGCTCTCATACCTAATATAATTTATACTCAACCGGAAGTGGCCGGAGTGGGACTTACCGAAGAAGTGTTAAAAGAAGCAGGAAGAAGTATTAAAACAGGCTCCTTTCCTTTTAAGGCCAATGCAAGGGCGAAAATAAGTATGGATACGGATGGCTTTATAAAAGTTATTGCAGATAAGGAAACCGATGAGATATTGGGAGTGCATATGATAGGCCCACGCATCGCGGACAGTTATACAGAAGCGGTAGTGGCAATGGAGTTTAGAGCATCCGCAGAAGATATTGCACGAATGTCCCACGGGCATCCCACATTTTCTGAGACCTTTAAAGAGGCTTGTTTGGCAGCTACAGATGACAGGCCGCTGCATATTTAG
- a CDS encoding cation diffusion facilitator family transporter: MEDQQREKYLKKARKLQIYNVIYDTIEVAVSLTAGFISGSAALIGWGLDSIIEIISASTLGWRLHGEIKDISDKRVKKREKITLYVIATSFLIVSIFITYDSVTKFFNKETPDWSTMGLTILLVSLVVNPILIWYKRKYGKKLDSKELIADSKDTFVCLYQTVAVLGGLLAVQYLDWWWADPVAAFLIVPYALKEGWEAFKNGREISV, encoded by the coding sequence ATGGAAGATCAACAAAGAGAAAAGTACCTGAAAAAAGCCAGGAAGCTCCAGATATATAACGTCATATATGATACTATTGAGGTAGCTGTGTCACTAACCGCCGGTTTTATCTCCGGAAGCGCAGCTTTGATTGGTTGGGGGCTGGATAGCATCATAGAAATTATTTCGGCAAGCACCCTGGGGTGGCGATTACATGGGGAAATCAAGGATATTAGTGATAAGCGGGTGAAAAAAAGAGAAAAAATTACCCTGTATGTAATTGCCACTTCTTTTCTAATTGTTAGCATTTTTATCACCTACGATTCTGTAACTAAGTTTTTTAATAAAGAAACTCCAGACTGGAGCACCATGGGCCTTACTATACTACTCGTATCCTTAGTGGTGAATCCCATTCTGATTTGGTACAAACGCAAGTATGGAAAGAAATTGGACAGTAAGGAATTGATAGCCGATTCCAAAGACACTTTTGTTTGTCTTTATCAAACGGTGGCGGTTCTCGGTGGCCTTCTGGCAGTACAATATCTGGACTGGTGGTGGGCAGATCCCGTGGCCGCCTTTCTTATTGTTCCCTATGCCTTAAAAGAAGGTTGGGAGGCTTTTAAAAATGGAAGAGAAATTTCAGTATAG
- a CDS encoding SpoIIAA family protein has protein sequence MLQILEQTEGNLIATRATGNLTEADYDKLLPRLKNIVEKYQKIRWYFEMEGFEGWKPKAFWKDLKFDIHHANDFEKVAMVGDKKWEEWMTDLMKPFTSAEVKYFATTKKIEAVKWINS, from the coding sequence ATGCTACAAATATTAGAACAAACTGAAGGGAATTTAATAGCCACAAGGGCAACAGGAAACTTGACCGAAGCCGATTACGATAAGCTATTGCCCCGGCTAAAAAACATAGTGGAAAAATATCAGAAGATCCGGTGGTATTTTGAAATGGAGGGTTTTGAAGGATGGAAACCAAAAGCCTTTTGGAAAGATTTGAAATTCGATATTCACCATGCCAACGACTTTGAAAAAGTGGCCATGGTAGGGGATAAAAAATGGGAAGAATGGATGACGGATTTGATGAAACCTTTTACTTCTGCAGAGGTTAAGTATTTTGCGACTACAAAAAAAATTGAGGCAGTAAAATGGATTAACAGCTAA
- the rpe gene encoding ribulose-phosphate 3-epimerase has translation MKNLMVASSILSTDFAYLGKTLETINRSEADWLHVDIMDGMFVPNISFGTPVLQAIKKYNKKPVELHLMIAQPERYLDFFSKYGIDQITVHVEACLHLHSVVQQIKNLDCKAGVALNSHTSLDCLEYIIKELDTVCLMSVNPGFGGQKFIPQTLKKIRELKRLIQNKNSKALIEVDGGVDENNVKEI, from the coding sequence ATGAAAAATCTCATGGTTGCCTCCTCCATTCTTTCGACAGATTTTGCCTACTTGGGCAAAACTCTCGAGACTATTAACAGGAGTGAAGCAGACTGGCTGCATGTGGATATCATGGACGGAATGTTTGTTCCCAATATTTCCTTCGGAACACCTGTTTTACAAGCTATAAAAAAGTACAATAAGAAACCGGTCGAGCTGCACTTGATGATTGCCCAACCTGAAAGGTATCTGGATTTTTTTTCTAAATATGGAATAGACCAAATTACTGTGCACGTTGAGGCCTGCCTTCATTTGCACAGTGTGGTGCAACAAATAAAAAATCTGGACTGTAAAGCAGGGGTGGCTTTAAATTCACATACTTCTTTAGATTGTCTTGAATACATTATCAAGGAGTTAGATACAGTGTGCCTGATGTCTGTAAACCCGGGTTTTGGGGGGCAGAAGTTTATTCCCCAAACGCTGAAAAAGATAAGGGAATTGAAAAGATTAATACAAAATAAAAATTCAAAAGCCCTAATTGAAGTAGATGGAGGAGTTGATGAGAATAACGTGAAGGAAATTTAA
- a CDS encoding OsmC family protein, whose translation MSEFKVKLEWKPDSEDFSYKNYTRTHQWIFGGGTEVTASAAPEFLGKAELVNPEEAFAASLSSCHLLTFLAIASFKKYIIKSYKDETVAVVEKNKDNKQAVTRVFLRPKVEFSGEHIPDEEEMKKIHHKAHAECFISNSVITEVIVEPVL comes from the coding sequence ATGTCAGAATTCAAAGTAAAATTAGAATGGAAACCAGATTCCGAGGATTTTTCCTATAAGAATTATACCCGTACCCATCAGTGGATCTTTGGGGGAGGGACGGAAGTCACTGCATCTGCAGCTCCGGAGTTTTTGGGGAAAGCTGAATTAGTCAATCCTGAAGAAGCCTTCGCTGCTTCCCTTTCCAGCTGCCACTTATTAACTTTTCTCGCTATTGCCTCCTTTAAAAAGTATATAATAAAGAGTTATAAAGATGAAACCGTTGCTGTGGTTGAGAAAAACAAGGACAATAAACAGGCTGTGACCAGGGTTTTTTTACGTCCCAAAGTAGAATTCTCCGGTGAACATATACCTGATGAAGAAGAAATGAAAAAAATTCACCATAAAGCACATGCTGAATGCTTTATCTCTAACTCTGTAATAACAGAGGTTATAGTGGAACCTGTTCTATAA
- a CDS encoding four-helix bundle copper-binding protein — MKNENHEQLVQTLLNCALACENCAAQSLAEGETGMMERCIPLDIDCADICIQAARLLQRNSALAHEYLLICEKACRMCAEECAKHDHEHCKKCAQACNECAEACHRHHGDVQLS, encoded by the coding sequence ATGAAAAATGAAAATCATGAACAACTCGTTCAAACCTTGCTAAACTGTGCTTTAGCTTGTGAAAACTGCGCTGCTCAAAGCTTGGCAGAAGGAGAAACCGGAATGATGGAAAGATGCATTCCGTTGGACATTGACTGTGCTGACATTTGTATACAGGCAGCTAGGTTGCTACAGAGAAATTCTGCCCTTGCGCATGAATATCTTTTGATCTGTGAAAAAGCTTGCAGGATGTGTGCTGAAGAATGTGCAAAACACGATCATGAGCATTGTAAGAAATGTGCTCAAGCCTGTAATGAATGTGCGGAAGCATGCCATAGGCATCATGGCGATGTGCAGTTAAGCTAA